A single region of the Brachypodium distachyon strain Bd21 chromosome 3, Brachypodium_distachyon_v3.0, whole genome shotgun sequence genome encodes:
- the LOC100822657 gene encoding uncharacterized protein LOC100822657 yields MAASQAYMDKAQLRQSYRNVWHTDLTSAIQADFPYCCLSLWCGPCISYMLRRRALYNDMSRYVCCAGYMPCSGRCGESKCPELCLATEVFLCFGSSVASTRFLLQDEFNIQTTQCDNCIIGFMFCLQQLACICSLVACIVGNQELSEASQAISCLSDMVYWTVCSCMQTQHKVEMDKRDGKLGGAVMAVPPMQQMSRIDQPVPPHVVQAP; encoded by the exons ATGGCGGCGTCGCAGGCGTACATGGACAAGGCGCAGCTCCGCCAGAGCTACCGCAACGTCTGGCACACCGACCTCACCAGTGCCATCCAGGCTGACTTCCCGT ACTGCTGCCTGTCGCTGTGGTG CGGCCCATGCATCTCCTACATGCTCCGGAGACGCGCTCTCTACAATGACATGTCAAG ATACGTGTGCTGCGCCGGGTACATGCCGTGCAGCGGGCGTTGCGGCGAGAGCAAATGCCCGGAGCTATGCCTCGCAACGGAG GTGTTCCTCTGCTTCGGCAGCTCGGTTGCGTCCACCAGGTTCCTGCTGCAGGACGAGTTCAACATCCAGACCACCCAGTGCGACAACTGCATCATC GGCTTCATGTTTTGCCTTCAGCAGCTGGCCTGCATATGCTCCCTGGTCGCCTGCATCGTCGGCAACCAGGAACTCTCCGAGGCCTCGCAAGCCATCTCCTGCCTCTCCGACATGGTCTACTGGAC GGTCTGCTCCTGTATGCAG ACGCAGCACAAGGTGGAGATGGACAAGAGGGACGGCAAGCTGGGTGGCGCTGTGATGGCCGTGCCTCCAATGCAGCAGATGTCGCGCATAGACCAGCCGGTGCCGCCTCACGTCGTGCAGGCGCCGTAG
- the LOC100822351 gene encoding uncharacterized protein LOC100822351 isoform X2 — translation MEKKLPLAMALAHKQQHGGEPLWARPWRWAKTAFVLAAMLASLLLVCAPSPLLVVLLDLALPPALLSAHLRAAGDTPYRAFFPAALAQARAFDFRSSLVDLPALSAARSLLILCAYTACGGGGAAYVWAVAASAAGSVAYVLAKAAAVLPGRAAAAGKGPEPMLVLSLSLAVAHLAVAYRTSCRERRRLLVYRIDVEAVRLKGGHQTPKGLKQCSV, via the exons ATGGAGAAGAAGCTGCCGCTGGCCATGGCGCTGGCGcacaagcagcagcacggcGGCGAGCCGCTGTGGGCGCGTCCCTGGCGGTGGGCCAAGACGgccttcgtcctcgccgccatgcTCGCCTCGCTGCTGCTCGTCTGCGCGCCTTCCCCGCTGCTCGTCGTGCTCCTCGACCTCGCCCTCCCGCCCGCGCTCCTCTCCGCGcacctccgcgccgccggcgacacgCCGTACCgcgccttcttccccgccgcgctcgcccAGGCGCGCGCCTTCGACTTCCGCTCCTCGCTCGTCGACCTCCCCGccctctccgccgcccgctcccTCCTCATCCTCT GCGCGTACACGGCGtgcgggggaggaggcgcggcgtacgtgtgggcggtggcggcgagcgccGCGGGGTCGGTGGCCTACGTGCTGGCCAAGGCCGCAGCCGTGCTGccaggccgcgccgccgcggccgggaAGGGGCCGGAGCCGATGCTGGTGCTGTCGCTGTCGCTCGCGGTGGCACACCTCGCCGTGGCGTACCGGACCAGCTGCCGCGAGCGACGCCGCCTGCTCGTCTACCGGATCGACGTCGAGGCC GTACGGCTGAAAGGCGGTCACCAAACACCCAAAGGGCTGAAGCAGTGTAGCGTCTGA
- the LOC100822351 gene encoding uncharacterized protein LOC100822351 isoform X1 yields the protein MEKKLPLAMALAHKQQHGGEPLWARPWRWAKTAFVLAAMLASLLLVCAPSPLLVVLLDLALPPALLSAHLRAAGDTPYRAFFPAALAQARAFDFRSSLVDLPALSAARSLLILCAYTACGGGGAAYVWAVAASAAGSVAYVLAKAAAVLPGRAAAAGKGPEPMLVLSLSLAVAHLAVAYRTSCRERRRLLVYRIDVEAVSTASPVPRLLFLLSFPLQIALISCWKK from the exons ATGGAGAAGAAGCTGCCGCTGGCCATGGCGCTGGCGcacaagcagcagcacggcGGCGAGCCGCTGTGGGCGCGTCCCTGGCGGTGGGCCAAGACGgccttcgtcctcgccgccatgcTCGCCTCGCTGCTGCTCGTCTGCGCGCCTTCCCCGCTGCTCGTCGTGCTCCTCGACCTCGCCCTCCCGCCCGCGCTCCTCTCCGCGcacctccgcgccgccggcgacacgCCGTACCgcgccttcttccccgccgcgctcgcccAGGCGCGCGCCTTCGACTTCCGCTCCTCGCTCGTCGACCTCCCCGccctctccgccgcccgctcccTCCTCATCCTCT GCGCGTACACGGCGtgcgggggaggaggcgcggcgtacgtgtgggcggtggcggcgagcgccGCGGGGTCGGTGGCCTACGTGCTGGCCAAGGCCGCAGCCGTGCTGccaggccgcgccgccgcggccgggaAGGGGCCGGAGCCGATGCTGGTGCTGTCGCTGTCGCTCGCGGTGGCACACCTCGCCGTGGCGTACCGGACCAGCTGCCGCGAGCGACGCCGCCTGCTCGTCTACCGGATCGACGTCGAGGCCGTGAGTACTGCCAGCCCCGTCCCCAGACTGCTCTTTCtgctttcttttcctctgCAAATCGCACTCATCTCTTGctggaaaaaataa